The following DNA comes from Pseudanabaena yagii GIHE-NHR1.
CTTGCGCCATCGGTGGAAATACCATGTTTTGCAGCTTGGGCGATCGCATTAGCTTCTGCATGAACTGCTCTTGAGGGGAACTCCTTACTCGCATCACAGGTACTAACATTGGGATAGCAATAGCCTTGGGTGGTGCAATGTACTGAGCCTGATGGTGAGCCGTTATAACCTGTAGCTAATACTTGCTTGTCCTTAACAATTACCGCGCCCACAGGAAAGGCTAAGCAGGTAGAGCGCATGGCAGCAAGTTTAGTCAGCAGCATGAAATATTCGTCCCATGTTGGGCGTTGTTGGTATGCAGCATTATCGAGCAATTCAGGCATGGGTCAGCAAGTTTATAAAGTGTCAGGATGCGGTTTTAGTTATAGCGCTTTTCCAGCAATTGAGGTAGATTTTTTGACCCGCCGAAGGCGGATCAAAAAATCCCAAATTCATTGGGCGAGCAAACGCTATAGCTAATTATGGAGTTTTCTTTCTAATTTCTGGCTCGCTTGGGACATGGAAAAACAGAATACCCAATAGATGAGGGCAACAAACAGATAAACTTCAGCATAGCGCCCGATAAACTCTGGCTGTGATAGAACAGTACGGGCAATGCCCATCAGATCGACCAGTCCCACGATCGCTACTAGCGATGTATCTTTAAACAGACCAATAAATTGTCCCACAATTGCAGGGATTGAAGCTTTGAGCGCTTGCGGCAAGACGATCAAAGCAATAGTTAGAGGAATATTTAATCCTAAGGCTCTAGCGGCTTCGGCTTGACCTTTAGGAATCGACTGCAAACCGCCACGGACATTTTCGGCAAGATAGGCGGCACTGAATAACACAAAAGCTGCGATCGCTCTCAATACGCGATCGATTTCTAAGCCTGCGGGTAAAAATAAGGGCAGCATCACCTGCGCCATAAAGAGAATGCCAATCAAGGGAAGCCCGCGCACTAGCTCAATGTAGCAGGTGCAAAATAATTTGATGATCGGTAAAGTGCTTTGTCTTCCTAAAGCTAATAAAACTCCTAGAGGGAAAGAGAAGGTAATCCCAGAGATGGCTACGATCAAGGTCAATACGAGTCCATTCCAGACATTCACATCAACGGCTGTTAATCCGAAATTACCACCAACTAGCCATAGGGAAATTGGGAAAGAGAGAAACCATGCGATCGCCAAAGCTAACGAACTTATTTCAAATCTCTTACATTGCTGCCCAATGATGAACCCAACTGCGATCGCGCCACTAATGCCTAACGTTAACCCTTTGAAAAGCGGTTCGACAGGTAGCAAAATCGCAAGGGCGATGGATAAAGCCCCGATCACGATCGCCACAGAGCGACTAAATCTCCCCCATAGTCCCCATGAGATGCCTGCTAAGCTTCCTGCGATCGCTAAAACACCCCATAATCGCCAAAATTCGGTGACAGGGTATAGACCCACCAAAAATAGACGCAAATTACTGCTGACAACCTCCCATTGAGCCTTAGTTGTCGCCCAAATCCAGAGATTACTCACTGAAAGGTATAAAAACCAAATACAAATAATTGTGAGTAGGGTATTAAACCAACTGCTAAAGAGATTTTTCTTTGCCCATTGCCAAGCAGTTTGCGATATTTGCGGTGGCATTGTCACGGGAATTTGCGTCATAAACAGACACCTAGAAGATAGCTATTATTGCTGATAGCTCTTGCGAGCTATCAGCAATAATATAGCAGCCCTAAATCATTTGTAGATTTTTGGGTTTATGGAAGCGCAACCCCGAAGGGTTGCGCTTCCATAAACCATTAACTTGTTTAAGCATAATCCTGTAGGGCAGTTACAGAAATAGCTCCAGATTGGAGCGAGCGAATGGCAGCGATCGCCGCTTTTGCCCCTGCAAGGGTGGTAATCACAGGGATTTTATAAGCTAGAGCTGTCCGCCGAATCATCTTACCGTCGGTTTTTGCCTCCTCGCCACTTGGTGAATTAACGATCAATTGAATTTGACCATTTTTCATCGAGTCGCCAATGTGGGGACGACCTTCATGGACTTTGAGAACCTGTTTGGATTCGATATTGTTGCGACGGAGGATTTTATAGGTTCCTTCGGTTGCCACAATTTTAAACCCAAGCTCAACAAAGGCTTCAGCAACGGCAGGAATGCCGCTTTTATCGCGATCGTTGACTGAGAGAAATACAGTTCCCTCTAGTGGCAAATGTGTTCCTGCGGCAATTTGCGCTTTCGCAAAGGCTCGACCAAACTCAGTGTCGATACCCATAACTTCGCCCGTCGATCGCATTTCAGGTCCCAAAATCGTATCGGTTCCTGCAAACTTGGCAAAGGGTAGCACCGCTTCCTTAATCGAGATATGCTTCGGAATTACCTCTTCTGTTAAACCCAACTCGGCGAGAGTTGCGCCAGACATAATCCGCGAAGCATAGTTCACGAGGGGAACGTTAATTGCTTTGCTAACATAGGGAACGGTGCGTGAAGCGCGAGGATTAGCTTCAAGAATAAAGACTTTGCTTGCCTTGGGATTGCTATTATTCAACTGCACTGCATATTGAATATTCATCAAGCCAATTACGTTTAGAGCTTTAGCGAGGCTAATTGTCCATTCACGGATCGTCTTGAGAACCTCGGGCGGTAAAGAGAATGTGGGGATGGAACAAGCGGAGTCACCTGAGTGAATTCCTGCCTCCTCAATATGTTCCATGATGCCGCCGATGGTGACATTACCTAATTGATCGGCGATCGCATCCACATCCACCTCAACTGCACCTTCAAGGAATTGATCAATCAGTACAGGATGTTCAGGCTCGATGATAATGGCGCGACGCATATAGTCTTCGAGTTCAGCATCGGAGTAAACGACCTCCATGCCGCGACCACCCAAAACATAGCTAGGACGAACGACGACGGGATAACTGACACGCTGGGCGACAGCGATCGCTTCCTCTTCGGAACGGGCTAAGCCATTATTAGGCTGTAGGATGCCCAACTTTTGACAGATTGCCTCGAAGCGTTCCCGATCTTCGGCAGTATCAATGGAATCGGGAGAAGTTCCCCAAATCTTAGTTGTGGAATTATTCTCTTCCAAATAGCGTAGAAGCGGCACTGACAGCTTCAGAGGCGTTTGTCCACCAAACTGAATGATCACACCTTCAGGATTTTCAGCTTCGATTATGTTCAGCACATCTTCACGAGTTAATGGCTCGAAATAGAGGCGATCGCTAGTGTCGTAATCGGTGGAAACAGTTTCAGGGTTAGAGTTAACCATGATTGTTTCAAAGCCTGCGGCACGTAACGCATAGCTGGCATGACAGCAGCAATAGTCAAATTCAATCCCCTGTCCAATGCGATTAGGTCCCCCACCGAGAATCATTACCTTGCGCTTAGTCGAAGGCATGATTTCCGATTCTTCTTCGTAGGTGGAGTAGTGGTAGGGAGTGAGCGCTTCAAACTCGGCGGCGCAGGTATCAACGGTTTTGTAAGAAGGAATTACGCCAAGGGATTTGCGATAGGAGCGCACTGCATCTTCATTTGTACCTGTGAGATAGGCGATTTGGCGATCGCTGAATCCTAGTCGTTTAGTTTCCAGCATCTCATCCTTGAGAATACTTTCGAGCTTCCGACCCTTGATCGAGAGTTCCACGTCAGTAATCTCACGCATTTTTTGGAGGAACCAAGGATCGATATTGGTTAACTCAAAAATGGCTTGAACTGATAGCCCTGACAGGAATCCATCACGAATTGAGAAAATGCGATCGGGGTTAGGAGTCCGCAGACTATATTTGATTTTGTCGAGATCGGGCAGAGTCTCTTCGCGATCGCCCCCAAAACCAAAGCGACCAACTTCTAGCGATCGCAATGCCTTTTGGAATGACTCTTGGAAGGTACGACCAATTGCCATCGCTTCACCGACGGACTTCATTTGGGTGGTGAGAACTGGCTCAGAACCGGGAAATTTCTCGAAGGCAAAGCGAGGAATCTTGGTAACGACATAATCAATAGTTGGCTCGAAACTGGCGGGGGTTTTCTTGGTGATGTCGTTAGAGATTTCATCAAGGGTGTAGCCTACGGCAAGTTTCGCGGCAAATTTAGCGATCGGGAATCCTGTCGCTTTGGAGGCAAGGGCGGAACTGCGGGAGACGCGGGGATTCATCTCGATGACCACCACTTCGCCATTTTCAGGATTGATCGAGAACTGAATATTCGATCCGCCAGTTTCTACGCCGATTTCACGAATGATTTTAATTGCATAGTCCCGCAAACGCTGATATTCTTTGTCCGTCAAGGTTTGAGCAGGTGCAACCGTAATCGAGTCGCCCGTATGGATACCCATCGGGTCAATATTTTCGATACTGCAAATGATCACCACGTTATCGGCGAGATCGCGCATCACCTCTAGCTCGTACTCTTTCCAGCCAATTAGCGATCGCTCGATCAAGATTTGCGACACAGGACTCGCTTCGAGACCAGAGGCACAAATTTCTTCAAACTCCTCTTGGTTGTAAGCGATCCCGCCGCCTGTACCGCCCATTGTGAAGGCAGGACGAATGATCAAGGGATAAGTACCAATTTCTTGGGCGATCGCACGGGATTCTTCCATAGTCGTCCCCAAGCCAGATGGACACATGGCAACGCCGATCCGTTCCATCGCCTCTTTAAACAGTTTGCGATCCTCTGCCATCTCGATCGCGTCTAGTTTTGCGCCAATTAGTTCAACGCCATACTTTTCTAAAACACCATTCTTCGCAAGGGCTACGGCAGTATTTAGCGCTGTC
Coding sequences within:
- a CDS encoding deoxycytidylate deaminase yields the protein MPELLDNAAYQQRPTWDEYFMLLTKLAAMRSTCLAFPVGAVIVKDKQVLATGYNGSPSGSVHCTTQGYCYPNVSTCDASKEFPSRAVHAEANAIAQAAKHGISTDGASIYVTLEPCISCLKLVVSAGIREVYYETSFNKGNNAALCQSFVAEGLVTLKQIKISSSVLKRADLFLNSPTSELRLFPQDRV
- a CDS encoding amino acid ABC transporter permease, translating into MTQIPVTMPPQISQTAWQWAKKNLFSSWFNTLLTIICIWFLYLSVSNLWIWATTKAQWEVVSSNLRLFLVGLYPVTEFWRLWGVLAIAGSLAGISWGLWGRFSRSVAIVIGALSIALAILLPVEPLFKGLTLGISGAIAVGFIIGQQCKRFEISSLALAIAWFLSFPISLWLVGGNFGLTAVDVNVWNGLVLTLIVAISGITFSFPLGVLLALGRQSTLPIIKLFCTCYIELVRGLPLIGILFMAQVMLPLFLPAGLEIDRVLRAIAAFVLFSAAYLAENVRGGLQSIPKGQAEAARALGLNIPLTIALIVLPQALKASIPAIVGQFIGLFKDTSLVAIVGLVDLMGIARTVLSQPEFIGRYAEVYLFVALIYWVFCFSMSQASQKLERKLHN
- the carB gene encoding carbamoyl-phosphate synthase large subunit, whose translation is MPRRNDIQKILLIGAGPIVIGQACEFDYSGTQACKVLRDEGYYVILVNSNPATIMTDPATADRTYIEPITPEVVAQIIEKERPDALLPTMGGQTALNTAVALAKNGVLEKYGVELIGAKLDAIEMAEDRKLFKEAMERIGVAMCPSGLGTTMEESRAIAQEIGTYPLIIRPAFTMGGTGGGIAYNQEEFEEICASGLEASPVSQILIERSLIGWKEYELEVMRDLADNVVIICSIENIDPMGIHTGDSITVAPAQTLTDKEYQRLRDYAIKIIREIGVETGGSNIQFSINPENGEVVVIEMNPRVSRSSALASKATGFPIAKFAAKLAVGYTLDEISNDITKKTPASFEPTIDYVVTKIPRFAFEKFPGSEPVLTTQMKSVGEAMAIGRTFQESFQKALRSLEVGRFGFGGDREETLPDLDKIKYSLRTPNPDRIFSIRDGFLSGLSVQAIFELTNIDPWFLQKMREITDVELSIKGRKLESILKDEMLETKRLGFSDRQIAYLTGTNEDAVRSYRKSLGVIPSYKTVDTCAAEFEALTPYHYSTYEEESEIMPSTKRKVMILGGGPNRIGQGIEFDYCCCHASYALRAAGFETIMVNSNPETVSTDYDTSDRLYFEPLTREDVLNIIEAENPEGVIIQFGGQTPLKLSVPLLRYLEENNSTTKIWGTSPDSIDTAEDRERFEAICQKLGILQPNNGLARSEEEAIAVAQRVSYPVVVRPSYVLGGRGMEVVYSDAELEDYMRRAIIIEPEHPVLIDQFLEGAVEVDVDAIADQLGNVTIGGIMEHIEEAGIHSGDSACSIPTFSLPPEVLKTIREWTISLAKALNVIGLMNIQYAVQLNNSNPKASKVFILEANPRASRTVPYVSKAINVPLVNYASRIMSGATLAELGLTEEVIPKHISIKEAVLPFAKFAGTDTILGPEMRSTGEVMGIDTEFGRAFAKAQIAAGTHLPLEGTVFLSVNDRDKSGIPAVAEAFVELGFKIVATEGTYKILRRNNIESKQVLKVHEGRPHIGDSMKNGQIQLIVNSPSGEEAKTDGKMIRRTALAYKIPVITTLAGAKAAIAAIRSLQSGAISVTALQDYA